A stretch of the Gracilinanus agilis isolate LMUSP501 chromosome 4, AgileGrace, whole genome shotgun sequence genome encodes the following:
- the S1PR1 gene encoding sphingosine 1-phosphate receptor 1, with amino-acid sequence MGSTSVPSVKAFPSFVSDYVNYDIIVKHYNYTGKLNSSAEGGLKVTSVLFILICCFIILENIFVLLTIWKTKKFHRPMYYFIGNLALSDLLAGVAYTANLLLSGATTYKLTPAQWFLREGSMFVALSASVFSLLAIAIERYITMLKMKLHNGSNSFRSFLLISACWVISLILGGLPIMGWNCIGYLHSCSTVLPLYHKHYILFCTTVFTLLLLSIVILYCRIYSLVRTRSRRLTFRKNMSKASRSSEKSLALLKTVIIVLSAFIACWSPLFILLLLDVGCKVNTCKILYKAEYFLVLAVLNSATNPIIYTLTNKEMRRAFVRIMSCFKCPSGDSGAKFKRPIIGGMEFSRSKSDNSSHPQKDDGDNPETIMSSGNVNSSS; translated from the coding sequence ATGGGCTCCACCAGTGTGCCGTCGGTCAAGGCCTTTCCCAGCTTCGTCTCTGACTATGTCAACTATGATATCATCGTCAAGCATTACAACTACACGGGAAAGCTAAACTCCAGCGCGGAGGGCGGCCTCAAAGTGACCTCGGTGTTATTCATCCTTATCTGCTGCTTCATTATCCTGGAGAACATTTTTGTCCTCCTGACCATCTGGAAAACCAAGAAGTTCCATAGGCCCATGTACTATTTCATTGGAAATTTAGCCCTGTCGGACCTGCTGGCAGGGGTGGCTTACACGGCCAACCTCCTTCTTTCTGGGGCCACCACCTACAAGCTAACCCCAGCACAGTGGTTCCTACGGGAGGGTAGCATGTTTGTAGCCCTTTCAGCCTCAGTGTTCAGCTTGCTGGCCATTGCCATTGAGCGCTACATCACCATGCTCAAGATGAAGCTACACAATGGGAGCAACAGCTTCCGCTCCTTCCTGCTCATCAGCGCTTGCTGGGTTATCTCGCTGATCCTGGGAGGCCTGCCCATCATGGGCTGGAACTGCATTGGCTACCTACACAGCTGCTCCACTGTGTTGCCCCTCTATCACAAGCACTATATTCTCTTCTGCACCACTGTGTTCACTTTGCTCCTCCTCTCCATTGTCATCCTCTACTGCCGGATCTATTCCCTGGTCAGGACTCGGAGCCGCCGGCTGACCTTCCGCAAGAACATGTCTAAGGCGAGCAGGAGCTCGGAGAAGTCACTCGCGCTCCTCAAGACGGTCATCATTGTCCTGAGCGCCTTCATTGCCTGTTGGTCCCCTCTCTTCATCCTGCTCCTTCTGGATGTGGGCTGCAAGGTGAATACGTGTAAAATTCTCTACAAGGCGGAGTATTTCTTGGTGTTGGCGGTCCTCAACTCAGCCACCAACCCCATCATTTACACGCTGACCAACAAGGAAATGCGGAGAGCCTTTGTCCGCATCATGTCCTGCTTCAAGTGCCCCAGCGGGGACTCGGGGGCCAAGTTCAAGCGGCCCATCATTGGTGGCATGGAGTTCAGCCGCAGCAAATCCGACAATTCTTCCCACCCACAGAAGGACGATGGCGACAACCCGGAGACTATAATGTCTTCTGGGAACGTTAACTCCTCTTCCTAA